The Stieleria maiorica genome includes the window TTTCCTCGGTGATCTGTCCCCACTCGGTGTGCATCTCGTGCTCCGACAGCGTCGCGGTGCTGATCGGACGGAACGTTCCCAGCCCGACGTGCAGCGTCACCGACGCGGTCTCGGTGCCTCCGTCGGCGATCTGACCGAGCAGACTGGGGGTGAAATGCAAACCGGCGGTCGGCGCGGCCACGCTGCCGGGCGTCTTGGCAAACACGGTTTGGTAATTGGACACATCCGCATCGACCATGTGCCCGTCGCGAATGTACGGTGGCAGCGGCACGCGTCCGTAGCGACTGAGCCACTGATCGGCGCTGGCGGATTCTGACAATTCGGCTTCATCGCCACCGAAGGCCAACCGATCGGCGGGGGGGCGAGGCAGCACGAGCATGTGCCCGTGTTCGGTCCGCGCGACTACTTCCAACCGCATGCCGGGCAACCCGTTGCGGTCTTCGATCGTGATGGTTTCGCCGGGAACCAGTTTTCCGCGGGTTTTGGTCAACACCTCCCAGATCCCTGTCTGGGCGTCTTCGCGCAAGAACAATCCCTGCCAGCGACCTTGGGTCCGAGTGCGGAACCCGACCATTCGCGCCGGGATGACGCGGCTGTCGTTCAGCACCAGTGTGTCTTCGCTTCGCAACAGGTCCGGCAGATCGCGCACATAGTGGTGTTCGATCTCGCCACTGCTGCGATGGACCAACATCAGCCGGGCGTCGCTGCGGGTCGCCAGCGGTTCCTGGGCGATTCGCTCACGGGGTAATTCGTAGTCATATAAATCGATTTCGCTCATGGCCGAAGTGTAGCAGCCGGCCGTGCGATTGAAGATGGGAGGCAAGGCGGGCGACCGCTACGATCGGGGCCAAGTGAACGATCGGGAAGAGGCTGAAATCTGATTTGTTGGCGTGCCGAAACAGGGAGAGAATGCCGATCGACAGGCCGGAAGCCTTTCCCATTTTTTCCCCGTTGTGATGCCGTATTACGACCTCAACGAACTTCGCCGAGCTGCGATGGGGCGGTGGGGCGAGATTTTGATTTCCGCGGGCATCCCGGCAGCAGTCTTGGATGGTCGGAACCATCCCTGTCCCAAGTGTGGCGGGCGTGATCGATTCGCGGCATTTGGGGATCTGCAACAGCGTGGGGCGGTCCATTGCCGCCGTTGTTTTACCCGCGGCTGTGCGATCCGCCCGGGGGATGGGATCGCCACGCTGCGCTGGTGGCTGGGGTGTTCGTTTGCCGAATCGCTGGCTTTCCTGGCCGATGTGGTGGGCGTCCGGCCGGCCGTCGGCAGCCCCCGCAACCGACCGGCTGCGACTCCATCGTCCGGGTCAGCTTCATCGTCCTGCTCGGCGGCTGCGGTCCCCATCGACCAGTCTGCCGAAGCGATTGACAAGCACACCGCCTTCGCACGCGACGCCTATCACCGCATCGATGCTGCCACGCGTCGCCGGCTGGCCGAACAACTGACGGTCTCTCAGCACGCCTTACAGAGGCTCCGGGTCGGTGTGACCGCTGATGGCAACGGTTCCACATGGCCGATGCGAAATGAACACGAGCAAGTGATCGGCGTTCGCATCAGCGGTTTACCGTGGACGCAAAAACGAAACTGCAAATGGTCCCGCCGCGGCAGCCAAAGCGGGATCTTTATCGCCCGCCCAACCACCGGACCCGGCAGCACGAGAGGAATTCCGGAGACGCTGTATGTCACCGAAGGCGCCTCGGACACCGCAGCTGCGATCACGTTGGGCTGGTGGGCAATCGGAAGGGCCAGTTGCAGCGCGTCGACCTTTTTCGTCGACCGCTACATCCACCGACACCAGCCTCAACGACTTGCGATCGTCGCCGACAATGATGAAGCCGGACGAAGCGGGGCCAAGCGATTGGCCAAGTCACTGTGCCAAACCCTGCCACGGTCCTTGAGCCACGTCGACGTGATCGCTCCACCCGCACCGGCAAACGATCTCCGCGTCTGGGCGGCGATGTCTCCGATCAATCTGGCCGACGCCACAACGATCGCCACGATCCGATCGAAGACGCAGAAGACGTTTCAGTTTTGAGTTTCAGGAGTTGGGAGTTGGGAGTTGGGAGTTGGGAGTTGGGAGTTGGGAGTTGGGAGTTGGGAGTTTCATTTTTCCGCCCCCATTTTTCTGTCAAATCTCAGCTGCTACTCGCAAAAAAAAAGCGTCAGCGGATCCGCTGACGCTTTTTCGTGATGCGGTGGTTGCGATCGGCTTTAGAAGCACACGGCGCGGTCGCCGGTGTGGATCTTCGCCAAGCTGGCTGCGTCAGTGACGGTTGCGACTGACTGGTTGCCATTGACGCTGTTGATCAGCAGGTGTGCCACCAAGCGTTCTCCAGTCAGGTACTGATGGTAAACGGTCACCGAGGATCCGGGACGCATGGCTTGGCCGCTTCGCAGGATGACGCGGCCCGATTTCTGATCGACTCCGACGACGGTCGCCACGACGTTCTTTCGTGCGGCCGGTTTGGGGGCGATGCGAGCTTGATCGGCTTGAGCAGCTTCTTTGATCGGGAGTGCGACCGGCATCGGCAGGGCTTGCGGTTTTTGTTCCGCCGCCGGGGCAGACGTCGCCGCGTCGTCACTGAGCGACAGCGAAACCGGCTTGCTGATCGAGCGGGTTGCGGGGGCATCGGAAGTCGCGGTGACCGGTGAAATGGTGACCGGTTGGATCGCCATGCCGCCGATCATTTTGACCTGACCGACTTCGACATCGGATCGCTGGACCTTGGCAGCTTGAAACAGTTTCAACCCTTCGGCGGTTGTGGTTGTGTCGGCACCCGCGGCACCGCTTGCGGCATCTGTGGCGTCTTCTCGAATCGGGGCTTCCAGCACTTCGGCCCCGGAGGCACCGGCACCTTCACCCTGAATCCCCTCGGCCTCCTCGGTGCCTTCACCGGAAATCGGATCCGGGACGACCGGCGGCGGAACCAATTCTTCGGGCACGTCCTCTTCGATCGGTCCGGTCGCTCGATTCGGGCAGCACACGCACAGGGCTTTTGCCGCGGCGGCTCGCACGTCCGCGTTGGGCTCCAAGTGGCAACCGCTGTCGTCGCGTTCGTAGGCGATTTCGCTCAACCGTTTGGTCACCTTCTCGCTGCAGCAGGACGTCGATCCGCACTTGCTGCACCCTTCGCCATTGGCAGCCGTTTCGATCGCATCGATTGCCGCCAATCGGACGTCCGGCGTGCAGTCGTCCATGGCCGCGAGCAGGGCATCGGTGATCTTGCCTTCCTTGTCGTAGCATCCGCAGCCCATCTTGGCCAGGAACTTGATCGCCTTGATCTTCTGGGCCTTCAGGTCCTCGGCTTGCTTGATCTCCGCAGCCGCTTTGATCGCCGGGTTGGGGGATTCCAGGTTGGCCGGATCGCCGATCCGCTTCAGCGGGGGCTTTCGTTCCAGGCCGGGAAAGTTACCGCGGCGGTTGACCGTGACGTCGCGGATTTTTTGGATGCCCTGAGGGATTCCGATGAACCGCCAGATGGTCGGCACCGGCGCCTCGGTGGGCGTTTGGGCGTCAGACGGGGATGCGGTGGAAATGGCTAACGCTGCCACCGAAATCCAAATGAGATGATTCGTTTTCACCGTGGCATTCCATTGCGGTTTGTGTTTCGATGGCGTTTCGCGAGGGTGATCGAATGGCTCCGCAGGGCGTCGATCCCATCGTTTCGCACACACACCCATGCATGTGTCCTTACTATGGTGATCGGCAAATCACCCACGTCAGTTCATTTGCAAAATGCGACTGAAGACAATCACGCCCCGGTTTCTGGCGAATCCTGTGAAAGATTGCCGATTGCGCGGATTGCACGACGGGCGTGATTGAGAAAAACTGCCGTGTGCTGTGTCCGAAAGACGTCAGAGCGGCAGAGTCCGTGGTCGAACGATCGGCGATTGACAGTTTCACGCGCACTGTTTCATCGGTACGGTTCGGTTGGAAAACTCAACTGAGATCAACCGGTTTGCGCACTTGGTCCCATTTCTTAATGGCCTGCGGAAAAAGGGTAAGAAGATTTCGGGGGTAAGAAGATGATGAATCGCGCTCTCCATCCAGTTTCGCCAATTTTCCTACCTCCAAAATCTTCCTACCTCTCCATCCGACACGACGAGGAAACTGGAGAGGATGGCAGAATGATTCGCACTCAGAATGATTAAATGCCATGGGCGGACAGCTGATCTCAAGGGAGTACAGCGGAATCGAAACCGTCAAAATTCCACGCCAAGAATGGCACGGGCCTAAGCCAATTTGCTGAGCCGTAGGCGCTAGCCTCGGGCCTTACCGCCGTGTTCAAGGCGTATCAAGGACCGCGGCTAGCGCCGTCGGCTCACCGAGCCCGTGCCATTCTCCCACCCCAAGTTTTCAGAGCACTTCCAGCTTCAGATTACGGAACCGAACTTCGGTTTTGCCGCCGCTGTGGAGCTGGAAGGCGATGATGCCGGTTTCGGCGCCGTCGGGATCGTGCAGGTCGACACAGGGCTGGCCGTTAAGAAAGGTCTGGATGTGGTGTCCGCGGGCGACGATTTCATACGTGTTCCACTCGCCCGGCTTGACGTGTGACTCGCCGGATTGATCCCACAGCAGCTTTCGTCCGTGTTCTTCGTACAGCTTGCCCCACCAGCCGGCGCCGATGTCGGCTTGGTATCCGGAAACTTCGCCGTCGTGGGCGCGGCTGCGGAACTGGATCCCGCTGTTTCCGGCGTTCTCGACCAATTTGACTTCGACGGTCAATCGAAAATCAGCGACCGAGAGATCACTGACGATCCAATCGTTGCGGCGCAGCCCGTCGGTCCGCCCGACCAATTCTCCGTCTTCCACCGACCACAGGGATGGATCGCCATTCCAGTGTGACAGATCGGTCCCGTTGAAGAACGCCGCGGCATTCTCTTTGGTTGCCCGCATCGGTACTTGCTGTTTCCCGCGCAGGTAGGCGATCAACGAACGGACTTCGTGTGGCGAGAACTGTTTTAATTGGTCATCGGGCATCATCGACTTGTCGGCTGTTGCGCGCTGTTCGATTTCATCTTTGGGAATCACAACGACCGCATCGGAGGTTTGGACGGTGAGCGAGAACTCGTCTTCGGCCTTGACCAGTCCGTTGACCACGCGACCGTCGTCGACCAAGACGACCGTCGGCACGTATTCCTTGGCCATCACGGCGCTGGGGTCGACGATATTCGACAACAGGTACTCCAAGTTCGCGCGGTTCGATCCGGTCAGATCCGGTCCGACTTTGAAGCCGACGCCGTACAAGACGTGGCACTTCATGCAGGTCTTGGCAAACACGGCGCGCCCGAGTTCCAGGTCCGCCGGCGGGTGATCCGTCGAGGCGACCAGTTGCTTGTACTCACCGATCATCGCCAATTTGTCGGCCGCCGATTCGCGGGCGACGCCCCAGACATTGTCCAGCATCGCATCGATTTTCTTGTTGCCCAAGAATTGCAACTGCCGGACCAGGTCGGCGGTCAAGTCGGTGCCGGGGATCTGTTCGGCTTCGATGGCCGTCAGCAGGGAGATACCGGGATTGACCCGCGAGCACAGCGTCGCCAGCGCCGAACGCTTTTGGGCCGGATTGAGTTCTCCGTAGACCTTCAGCAAGGCCGGCGCGATGGCAGCGTCGTCGTACTGTGCCAGTCCCCGGATCGCGTCGTCCCGCAACGGTGAGTCGACTTTCAAAAGATCGATCAGGGTCGGGACCAAGCCGGGGTCGTCCATGTCCAGCAGTGACCGCAGGGCGACTCGCCGGGTCTCCAACGGCGCGGACGCATCGGCGACTTGCGTTCGCATCGCCGCGAGCGCTTGCTGGTCGCCGAACGTGACCCCTAGGGCAACCGCTTGCAAGCGGACGTCGTGATCCGGGCTGGACAGCAGCTTCCGCGCGACCAACGTCCACTGCGTTGGCGGCTTCACTTGGCGTCGTCCTTCCAATGAAGATCGGATCGCGTTGAGGTAGGTCAGTTGCGTGGCCGCGTCGCTTGCGCGTCCGAGTGCCACCACCAGGACGGTCAGGGAGTCTTCGCCGCTCTGGCCGATTCGCCGCAACATGAATTCTCGCAGCAACGGGATTCGCTCGCCCGCCGACATCGCCAACGCGATCGCCCGCGAGGCATCCAGATCGGCGAGCGGTTCGGCCGCATACCAGTACATCAACGGCAAGTTGTGGTCGCGGGTGTCTTCGGCGTGCGAGGTCAATGCCTGCAGCAAGTCCCAACGCGAATCCAAGGCCAGTTTTTGGGCCGCCGAGGCGAGGTACAAACGCACGATCGGCGAATCGTCCTCGCCGGCCATGTCGACGAATTGTTCTAAATACTCCGGAGTGACATTCCCCGCTGTCGATTCCATCACCATTTGGATCGACCAACCGCGAACGTAGGGGCTTTCGTCAGCCATCAGGGAGCGAGTAACGTTGGAATCGAAATTCCCCGTCACGTGCAGTGCCCACGCGGCGCGCAGCCGGCGCGTGTCGTCGGTGTGTGTCGTGGCGATTTGGCGTAGCCACGTGACGGCTTCGGTTGCGATCACCCGCTCCGCGGCTCGTTCCTGCAGCACCCGACGGCCGTGGCGGACGTACCAGTCGTTGGCGTGAAGCGTCAATTCGGCCAACTGCAGATCGCTGGCCGAGCCGAAGTCGATCTCCGGCGCGGCGGCGCCGACTTCGTCACCGTAGCTGATCTTGTAGATCCGGCCGTTGCTGCGGTC containing:
- the queA gene encoding tRNA preQ1(34) S-adenosylmethionine ribosyltransferase-isomerase QueA gives rise to the protein MSEIDLYDYELPRERIAQEPLATRSDARLMLVHRSSGEIEHHYVRDLPDLLRSEDTLVLNDSRVIPARMVGFRTRTQGRWQGLFLREDAQTGIWEVLTKTRGKLVPGETITIEDRNGLPGMRLEVVARTEHGHMLVLPRPPADRLAFGGDEAELSESASADQWLSRYGRVPLPPYIRDGHMVDADVSNYQTVFAKTPGSVAAPTAGLHFTPSLLGQIADGGTETASVTLHVGLGTFRPISTATLSEHEMHTEWGQITEENADLIVQRRASGGRCVAVGTTSVRVLESAAADLSGDLRAWTSTTDLFIRPPYRFQVVDALMTNFHLPKSTLLVLVSAFATRELILEAYAKAIESEYRFFSYGDAMLIV
- a CDS encoding primase-helicase zinc-binding domain-containing protein; translation: MPYYDLNELRRAAMGRWGEILISAGIPAAVLDGRNHPCPKCGGRDRFAAFGDLQQRGAVHCRRCFTRGCAIRPGDGIATLRWWLGCSFAESLAFLADVVGVRPAVGSPRNRPAATPSSGSASSSCSAAAVPIDQSAEAIDKHTAFARDAYHRIDAATRRRLAEQLTVSQHALQRLRVGVTADGNGSTWPMRNEHEQVIGVRISGLPWTQKRNCKWSRRGSQSGIFIARPTTGPGSTRGIPETLYVTEGASDTAAAITLGWWAIGRASCSASTFFVDRYIHRHQPQRLAIVADNDEAGRSGAKRLAKSLCQTLPRSLSHVDVIAPPAPANDLRVWAAMSPINLADATTIATIRSKTQKTFQF